ATACAAATGATGAGTTTCTTTCCTAACTTATCTGCGAGCGTTCCGCCAAAGGGTGAAATAACCATTTGAGCAAGTGCAAATATAGCTACTAAAACACCTAAATCTGCACCTGTTAATCCTAAATCTTTTAAATAAATCGGCAATACCGGTATGACAAGCCCAATACCTAAAAAGATTAAAAATATGTTCATATATAAAATAACAAATTGTTTCGTCATGGTTCATTACACCCCCTCTTTCCAAAAATGGTTAGCATATTATATAACAGTCAACATAAATTGAAAAGCGTTATGAGTTGAATTTTCGAGTGATTTTTCGTAGTGTATTTGACGGATATAAGATATATAGATACTTACTTTTACATTCGATACTTTAAAGCCATTAGAATCAGTTTATCACATTCGTATTATTCAAGGAGAGATCTCATGCAAGCACGTTATATCGCCCGCCTTTTATATGTTGTATTAATTGTCACAACGTTCATCATTCCGAACCATTTCAAATTTCTGTTATTGAACTTGACACTCGCTTACATACCTTTGGAACTTGCATATCTTCTTAAATTATTTGTACCCAAGCGTTTTTTCGAATGGCCATTATTTGTTATTTATCTTGTGATCTTTATACTCATGTTGCCGAATACTTTTTATATGGTGACAGACCTCATTCATTTGAATCAATTTTCATTTAGCTTTTTATCAGGCTTGGTTCTCAAAGAATGGATTCATTTTGGATTATTGATTACAAGTATTTTATTCGCAGTATACTGTTTTTTTCTGATTGCATTAGAACTCTATCACTTACCCTTTCCATTGTGGACACGATACTGCATCTTATTGGGTATGACGTTACTCAACGGATTGGGGATTTATATAGGCCGTTTTTTAAGATTTCATAGTGTCCATATTATAAACAATCCGTTTTCTGTCGTTTTATCTACATTAAAATCCATTGATCCACCAGCGCTTACTTTTATTGGATTGATGGCACTCATACAATGCGTATTACTCATTTGCTTGAAAGGAGTAAGAACACAATCATGATTATGTTGATACTGCTCATTATCATATTACAGTGCCTAATGTCTTTGTTACTTTACCAACTTAAATGGCCATTATATTGGGTTATACTATTGTACTTTTTACCTTTTGGTATCGGATTATTTTTATTGCAACTCTTTTATTTTGAACGACGCTATATAGACTGGCAGGTGCCCTTGGATATAAAATTACGTTTAAAATATATGTATATATTTACATTTTTTGAATTTGTATTATTGTATTTATTGCTTTTTGTGGTTAAATAGAAGTATTACTTTTTAGGAGGCTTGCTATGAATAAATACGATACGCAACGGCCCGTATGGAGAGATTTATTAGGTTTTGTAATTTATTTTTTTGTCCCAATGATTTTCGGTTTTATTGTCTATTTAATCGCACCATCGTCATTCAATCCTAATGAGGCGCAACCAAAATTTTTCATATTAACGAGCTTATTTACTTGTTTATCTGTGATTACTTTCTTTGTTTGGTCACATCGACGCCACCTAAAAGCAAACCTAGTTCAGCGTTTACGTGAACTAAAATCTCAAATAAAAGCTATGTTTATTGCATATATTCTGTATGCTATGATTACAATTTTGATGGCGTATGCACTTAAATTTTTACCTAAAGCCTGGCAGTTTAATACAACAACGAATCAAAAAGCCATTCTCGAATTATTTCAAGATAAAGCTTGGCTCCCTCTCGTATTTATTTTATTAGTGATTTTAACGCCTATTACTGAGGAATTATTATTCAGACATGTTATTATCGGTGAACTTGGAAAGAAACTGGGCGTGTGGGTGATGGGCGCTATTTCAGTTCTTGTATTTGCTATGCTCCATGTAGCACAAGCCAAATCACCATTTGAAATTCTTCCATACATAACAATGGGATTACTTTTCGTCATCATGTATATTCGCTCAAACTGCAATATTGCTGTTTCAATTGCTTTACATATGCTCGTAAATGCGATGGCATTTCTTGGTATTATCTTGCAAAGTATGGCATAAATAGAATTGAATGTGCGTACATTTAACATATCTTAATCTATAAATGTCCAATGTTTTACAAGGTTTAACATTATAAGCCAACAAAGTTCATGAAAATGAATGTTTGTTGGCTTTTAAAATGACTATTATCTCTATGAAATGTCACAACATGTTTCAATGTATAAACAATCCTTTTGACGACGATTATTTGCAACATCATCAAGAAGACTTGTTCATTGAAATAACTACAATAAATGGCGAGCATCCTACATGCTTAACGACACTTTATCCCATCATATGTTATGTGTTGTGAACACTCTTTAACGTAGACTTTAACGCACTTACGGCACCTGCCGAATGATTAAATTGTTCTTGTTCCGTATCGGTAAGATTGAGTTCAATTATTTTTTCAATTCCGTTCGCACCTACAATTGTAGGAACACCAATACATAAATCTTCCAAACCGTATGCACCGTCGCAATATGCAATGGTAGGTAACACGCGTTTTTTATCTAAAATGATCGCTTCAATCATTTCAAACACTGCTGCTGAAGGGGCATAATAAGCCGAGCCATCACCAAGTAGCTTTACAATTTCAGCGCCACCTACTTGTGTACGTTTCACTATTTCCTCAATTTTTTCTTTAGATAGTAATTCCGTTATAGGAACACCATTGACGTGGCAGTGACGAATGAGTGGTACCATTGTATCGCCATGCCCCCCTAATACAATTCCGTGAACATCATTAACCGACACATTCAGTGCTTCAGCAACAAATGTATTAAACCTTGCAGAATCAAGCACTCCAGATTGCCCCATCACGCGTTCACTAGAAAATCCAGAGTGTTTGAAAACAGTATATGTCATGGCATCAACTGGGTTCGTTAACACTATGATTTTACATTCTGGCGAATAAGTTACAATCTGTTTCGTGACTTCCACCATCACTTGCTCATTGATTTGAATCAATTCGTCTCTCGACATGCCTGGTTTACGCGGCACTCCTGCCGTTATTACTACGACATCCGAATCCGCAGTCTTTTCATAATCTACAGTGGACGTCACATGCGTATCAAAACCTAAAATAGAACCACTTTGCAACATATCTAACGTTTTCCCTTTAATTTGTGCTTCATTCTTCTCACGGTCAACTAAAACAACGTCTGCAATATCACGTGTAGCTATAATAAAAGCTAATGTAGCACCAGTATGACCTGAACCTACAATCGTTACTTTTTTACGTTTCATCGACATGCTCCCCCTTATTCTATAATCATCTTTATTATACCATTGAATGTAGCAAATGAGCCTTTGTAATGTAAGCGTTTTCTTAATTGTGTAAAATTCAATCAGACAACGTTAACGTTCGTAAACGATACGGTCTGATTAAACGAAAATATTACGAATGCAATATTAGAAAAGCGTGTAGTATAGCAGCGAAAACACCTACTACAGCAAGTGTCATACAAAGTAATAAAACGCATATTTTACCATACTTCAATAAAAATGCGATAAATGTAGCAATAACATGATAGACCATAAACACCCCTGTTATAGCAACAAACCATATTAATTGTGGCGAGAATAACACGATTATCATCAACATGATTGCAAATATGACATAAGGTAACGCAATCATATTGCGCATAAATATAAACTGTTGGCGTTTCGAATCATGAGCCATTTTTCATTCTCCTTTTTGTATCTTAGGGTATATCATAGCCTTGGGCAGCAGTATAAATATCGAACCAATCCTGGTCATTTAACGTAATATTCAACCCTTGAATCGCGTGATCAATTCGTTCAATTTGATGCGTCCCTAAAATAGGTAAAATAGACGCTGGGTGTTTGCTAAACCATGCAACAATGATAGCTTCCACTTTTGTATGGTAGCGTGTTGCGAGGCGCTCTAATACAGGAAACACTCGTGTTGCTTTTTCATCATTCATATCAAAGAGTTTTCCACCTGCAAAAGGCCCCCAAGCCATTAAAGTCACATCATCTTTATACATATCATCAATCGTTCCATCATGAAATGCATTTAGATGATAAGGGGATATTTCAACTTGATTTACCGCTATATGAAAGCGATCATCTTTTAAACAATCATTAAGCAATTCATACTGTGATCGTCTAAAGTTAGATACGCCAAACGATTTCACTTTACCCGCGTTGACTAAATCTTGTAACGCTTCCGTTATCTCACACGGTTTCATTAAAGGCGATGGCCGATGAATAAGTAAAGTGTCTATATAATCTACACCAAAATTTTGTAATGATTGGTTAACAGAACGTTGAATATGCTTTTTGCTTAAATCATATCGGTGTGCAGTTTGGTTTGGATACATATCATTCGGCTGTACAATACCGCACTTCGTTACTATTTCAATTTCATCTCTTATTTGAGGTGATAACTTTAATGCATCTCCAAACTTGCGTTCAACCGTGTATTTGCCATAGATGTCGGCATGATCCATTGTAGTAATACCACGTTCAACCAACTGATGAATATACGTGTTTAATTGTTGAGTCGACATATGCCAACGATCGGCACGATAAAATCCTTGAATAATTTTAGAATAAGACACGTGTTGGTTTATCGCTATTTTTTCCACATTGAGCCCCCCACTTTATCTATTAGCTAAATTGTAACATATCTAACTGATTTCTTAATTTTACTTTATCTAAATGCTCTCCAATAAATACAAGTGTCAACGGTAGATTACTATCGCCAATATTTTCTATTGAAGGTACTGGTGGCGCATATTGAAAAGCCATTGTGTTCTGCGATTGCCCTCTAAATTTAATAAATCCTTTTACTCTATGTATTGTTTCAGGGAACTTTAAAACAAAAGTGACAAACGCTTCTTGATCAATTGGTCCTTGGAATGTATATGTTAAACTTTGAAAAATTGGATGTCCTTGTGTTTGAGAAAAAGATTTTTGGGTAGTGTTATCATAAACTAGCGTCTGTGATAATTCACCATATGACGTTAAAATAATTTGACTTTGTGGTGCATACTTTTGTGCCTCACGAACAATTTCTGATTGTTGTGCCTCATTTTTTAACACGTCTATTTTATTAATGATGATATAATGACTCGCACGCATTTGATCCTCAATCAGTTGTTGTTTCGCTACGCTAAAAGATGCTTTGTGACACATATCCAACGCTGAAACAATCGTAATCACAAGTGGAGAGAAAACTCGATTTGAAATTAAAGGATCCTCACATGCCATAAGCATATCAATAGGATTTGCGATGCCTGTCGCTTCAATTACGATGTGTTCTATTTGATTATGTGCGATTAAATGGTGTATGGTACTCACGAGTTCAGTTTGCAAATCGCAACAAACACAACCATGCATTAACGACACCTTATGATGGATATGGTCCAAAAGTTGACTATCCATATCAAAGTTACCGAATTCATTAACAATAAGCGCAACTTTCTCATCGTTTTTTAATATTTGGGGCATATACTTACTTAGGAATGTGGTTTTTCCGCTCCCTAAAAAACCATTTACAATTGTAATTTTTGTTTTATTATTTAACATAAAATCTAACCTTTCTCTTAAATAAGCAACAAATTTTCGACAATGTATGTGTAAATCTGTCTTTTAGCTTGATAAAGTGTGTAGAATCTTCTAAAATTACTGCATGCTTTATTTTTAGCATAGCATAGATTTAAGTTGAGCGACTTAAATCCACTCAATTATGGACGGATTCCCATCCGTGAGAGAGAAATACGGATAGAATGTCTGGAGGAAAAATATTATGTCTGATCATCTTAATTTAAAAGAGCAAGTATGTTTTAGTTTGTATAACGCACAACGTCAAGTGAATCGTTATTATTCAAACAAAATTTTCAAAAAGTACAACTTAACGTATCCACAATTTCTTGTTTTAGAAATCCTTTGGAATCAGTCACCTGTTAATGTTAAAAAAGTTGTAACAGACCTTGCGTTAGATACAGGTACTGTCTCACCCTTATTGAAACGAATGGAGCAAATCGATTTAATTAAAAGAGAACGTTCTGAAATCGATCAACGTGAAGTATACGTACATCTTACTGAGAAAAGTGAAAGTATGAAACCCGAATTAGAAAATGCTTCTAAAACTGTTGCTGAGGCATCTTCACTTGATCCCGATGAAATCAAAGAATTGAACCGTTTACTTGATAAAATCATTACTGCTTTTAGTGAATCAAAATAATTGAGTGTACAGATTAACTTCAGTAAAGGTGTAGGTTCAAACCCTATTGCACCCTATTCTAACTAAATGGATTAAAATTAGATTATTTAGCATATATGTGCAGAAGATATCACGCTTCTCCCATCATAGTTAAAGCATGACACACTAAAACAATCAAAAGGGCTTGGACGTTCATCCAAGCCCTTCTTCCATTTTGATTTCATTTATGCATTAACGCTAAGTGACTCAGGGTCCACACGTGTTAATATGCCTTCTTCTATTTTATAAACAGCATCGAAATCACGTAATATATCTAAGTTATGTGTAGCTACGATAAGTGTTTCTGCAGTATCATGAATTTGTTGCATTATATGCACTACCCTTTTGGCATCTATACCTTTTGTCGGCTCATCTAAAATCCATACAGGTGCTTGTTTTAACCATAGCCGTGCAATGGCCAACCTTTGAAATTCTCCCCCAGATAAAGCGTTTTTGTTTAATGTTACTTCTCTCGATAAAGGAATATGGTCTAATCCAACTTTTCTCAAAGCATTGAGACAGTCCACCTCATTACATGATGACAATAAATTATCTTTAACTGTCCCATCAAAGAATTGCGCATCTTGTAGAAGAGGATTTACTTGTGTAAGCCAATGCGTTCGATGAAAATGAGGTTTACCCCCAATAGTCATATGACCTTTAGAAATCGGATATAAACCCAATAAAATATTTAATAATGTCGTTTTTCCAGACCCAGATGTACCTAAAATGGCAATATGATCGCCTTTCTTAATATTAAGATGAACACCCTTTAAAGTCGCCCGTTGTTGTGTTGGAAATTGGTGATACACATTTTTTAGACAAAATAATGACGCGCGCATCTCAATTTGCTCTACTTCAATGCGATCCTTCCCTTCATCCAATTGCGCTACAGACATGACGTCATTTAATTGATGTGTGGCTTCATCAGTTTCACTTTTATAATATGCCACTTGGCTCATCATAACATGTTGTTCAAATAAGGTCAGTAGCATCAACACAATACTTGTAGCATAAACCGGATCAAATGTCCCCGCATTCACTTGTATGATAATTAAACACACGGAGCCCCAAATCGCAATCATACTGATTATATTTAATACATATTGATAGACAATATGAAACATTTGTTCTTGATATTCTGCATTACTTAATGCCTCTTCTGTACGTAATAAGCGTCCCTCATAAGATTGATTTTGATTAAATCGCATCAATTCATCATATCCAAGAATATAATCAAAATAGCGATGCATGAGTTTTTGATAAGTGTCATCGATATCTTTTTTTATAACTGTTGCACGTTTTGCACTCAACCACGGAATCAACCATAACGATAAACTCATCACAATTAAAAGTGTGAGTGCATGCCAAACTGAAAAATACAATAATACACATATTGTGAGCCCACCCGTTAAACTCATGACAATTGGCGGGTAATAAACACGTAAATATATGTTTTGCAAAGCTTCAATTTGTGACACCATTCGTCCCAATAAATCACTCGTTTTAAATTGTCTAAAGACGTTTGGCACGATTGGAATTAGGGCTTGATAGAAATACACTCGAACATCACGCAACATCGTAAATGTTGCGCGATGTGAGAATAAGCGTTCATAATAGCGTGTCACTGCGCGCATAAAACCAAATAACTTTACTGTCACAATTAGCCCCATGAGTGCAAACAATGGCGCCCCTAGTGCACTCTCTGTAATCATATAACCACTTAAAAAAAACATAGCTAGGGCTACACTACTCCCTAAAACCCCTAAAATGATAGCCAATATAATATCCCGATTCCATTTTATATTTAATGTGTGACTTAAATGATTGTTTTTGTCACGTTCCATTAATGTGTCACCGCCTTAGTTACAACTATAAATTTTATGCGTTAGATTATAATTTATTATCTATTGATTTAAATCTCTGTAGTGATGTGGTGATCATCTTTCAATAATCGTCCATCTTCTATATACCAACGTCGATTAGCATGTGATAATGACGTGTGACGATGTGCAATTGTCACCTGTGTAATATGCGAAAAATGATATTGCAACACATGTTGGATTTGATGCGCTGTGCTACGATCTAAACCAGTTGTTGGTTCGTCTAAAATAATAAGATCCGGATTTAACATCAATACTCTGGCAAGTTCAATACGCCGCATTTCCCCTCCTGAGAGCATTTCGCCACCTTCTCCTATGCGTGTATGAATGCCTGCTTTAAATTGTTTGATTTTGTTTCCTAATGCAACTTCTTCAAGCACAGCTAAAATCGCGGTATCATCAACGTCTTTAAAAAGTGTGATATTTTCAGCAATTGTTGCATTAAAAATATAAGGGTTTTGTGATAAATAACCAATATTAACATGCTTTGAAAAGGTAATGTTTCCCTCTGTCACCTTGGATTCTCCTGAGAGTATCCGTACAAGTGTCGTTTTCCCAGCGCCACTCGGTCCTACAAGCGCAATATGGTCCCCCTCATTAATTTGTGCCTGGATGTCCTTAATTGCATATTTTGTCGTATTGGGATAGCGATAAGAGACCTTATGAAGGCATATTAAAGCAGATTGCGGCATTATTTTTTGTGAAGCGACGGGGTCATTTGTCCCAGTTTGAAGAACATTTTGAATAATCTCACTCGCGCCTTCACTTTCTTTACCTACATGGAACGCTTGCCCTAAATCTTTAATCGCATTATAAAACTCAGGTGCTAGAATTAAAGCAATGACCGCAGTTAAAAAGGAAATGCGCTCGAATACAATTAAACTCAGCCCTACTTCTAACGCCACGAGTCCGATACCTAGCATACTTATAAAATCAAGCATTAATCCAGATAAAAAGGCACTTTTTAAAATAATCATCGTTTTATCACGGAATTGTGTACTTTCATACTCTATTTTTTGTATCGCTTGATCTGAACGTTGAAATAACTTTAAAGTGACTAAACCACGCGTTAAATTAACAAATCGTTGACTAAATTGATTTAAAAATGTCATTTGATTTTTCGCAGCATCACGTGTTTTCAAACCAAAAATAATATAAAACATCGGAATAAATGGTGCCGTTATAATCATGATTATAGCTGTGGGTATATTGATAAAAAACATCGTTATAATGATACTCAACGGAATTAAAGTCGATTTAAACAGTTGTGGTAAATATGTTTTATAAAAAGGTAACATCTCTTTTAATGTTTCTGTCGCAATGGCAAGACGCGTCCCTACCGATTGATGCGTTTGTAATTGAAGTAATTGTCGACGTATCGTTCGTTTAACATGATCACTTAGACGTGCCCCTAGCCAATCGTTCAACATTAATAGTGTTGCTCTAAGTATCAATGCCACTCCTAAAATTACGAGTAGTGCTTGCCAATAATGACTATGTTTTAATAATAATTCATTTAATATCATTGCAATCGTTACATTTTGGGTAATAATAACGAGAGCCAATGTAATATTTGTCACACTTAAAAGCAGTGCAAAATGCTTGTATTGTTTCAACCAACTGTGAAGCCACTTCATATTATCCGTCCTTTACATTTACGTGAATGCTTTTCAGTTTACTTACTATTATTACTAGTATATAGGGTTGCATTTTTTCATGCATTTGAAGAAACCTTTTTTTATTTAAAGTTGTGACAGTTTGTTTACAAGCAACGCACTCATACTTTGGACTTATCATATTGCTATATTAAGACATGCTTATTAAGATATGCTATGATATGCTAAGTTATAAAGTAAAAATTAAACATAAAGAGGGTTAATGTTATGCTATTTTTGGAATTGCTTAAGGCATTAGTGCTTGGTATTGTTGAAGGTTTAACAGAATTTGCACCTGTTTCTTCAACAGGCCATATGATTTTAGTTGATGATATGTGGTTAAAATCCACACAATTTTTAGGTTCTGAATCTGCCTTTACATTTAAAGTGGTGATTCAATTAGGATCCGTTTTTGCTGCAGCTTGGGTATTTAGGCATAAATATTTTGAAATGCTTCACATTGGAAAATATGCCCCAGAAGTGCAAAAAGGTCGTCGTTCAAAACCTCGACGTTTAAAAATCACGCACATTTTAGTAGGGATGATTCCAGCGGGTATTTTAGGGGTATTATTTGACGACTTTATTGAAAAACATCTCTTTAGCGTACCAACCGTATTAATCGGATTATTTTTAGGTGCGATTTATATGATTATCGCTGATAAATTTAGCCGGGGGGTACGTAATCCTAAAAATGTAGATGAAATTAATTATTTCCAAGCATTTGTTATTGGGCTTTCTCAAGCCATTGCGATGTGGCCTGGATTTTCCCGTTCAGGGTCTACCATCTCTACAGGGGTATTAATGAAAATGGATCATAAATCCGCATCAGATTTCACATTTATGATGGCTGTACCAATCATGATGGCTGCGAGTGGTTTGTCTTTATTAAAAAACTTTAGTTATATTCATTTATCACACATTCCATTTTATATTATTGGTTTTCTTGCAGCATTTATTTTTGGTTTATTATCTATTAAATTATTCCTATCGTTAATACAGCGTGTCAAATTACTGCCATTTGCAATTTATCGAATCGTTCTTGTTGTTGTCATTGCAGTAGTTTATTATGGCATCATAAAATAAACATTTCCTCACAAACCAACGCTCAACTTCTGAATGCGTTGGTTTTTTATTCCCTATGCACACGCATACGCTCTATTCCATTACTTTAATCAACGCAATTTTAATCCTCCTTATTATTTTTAAGTTTCATTTAATGTTTATTTTTATCCGAATCATTTAATATATCAATATAAATAAATTTGAAAGGTGAACGTATGACTCCACTATGCAAGTTTTTCGCTGATGACTTTACAGTTACAAAAGCACCTTATGGACAAGCATTGGTTAAAGGATTACTCTTTGCGATATTGTTAATCTTTGGGTTTGAGATTAGTAACTATACCCCTCAGCATGCGATATGGGCACTCATTTCATTTATTTTAATATGTACCATCCTTTTCATCATGCAACGTTTTGGCATTAAATTATTGTCATTTCAAGTATTAAAATCAGGCGATTGGCTTTTAGTCATCATGTCGCTGTTATTTATGCTCGGTTTAGATAGTCTCTTCGACCACTTTATAGATGCCAATAACAAAAATGATGCAAGTATTGACGCGGATTTCAAAGATGTTCCTACTTGGGCAGCAATTTTTAGTCTTGCGATTATTCCTGCTGTAACTGAAGAAATTGTGATGCGTGGAATTATGATGCGTGTATTTTTTAGAAATCATTTATTTATAGGCATGATAGTGTCCAGCCTCATATTTGCGTGGCTACATGAAGCAGATTCATTAATTGGGTATCTCCCATACTTTTATGCCGGCATAATTTTTGCACTCGTATATTTAAAAACGAAACGAATAGAAGCAGCCATACTTGTGCATTTCTTTAACAACTTATTGAGTACACTTTTTATTTAAATAAATCATATTTCGAGAAAGGATGTTCATTATGAAACTAGGTATGTTATTAATACGTTGGATGCTTGCGACTTCTTTTTTAGTACATGGCACATTAAAATTTGTTGATTTAGATGGTACGATTCACTTTTTAGGATCGCTTGGCTTACCACCTACTATAGCTGTCTTAATGTCTATTGGTGAGGTCGTAGGGGGTGTCATGCTGATTGCAGGTATTTTAACGCCATATGTAAACGTGTTTTATATTAGCGTGATGTTAGGTTCTATTTTCACATTAAAATTAAGTCGCGGTTATGTGAGCGGTTTTGAATTTGAAATTATTCATATCGTGATGAACTTAGCTTGTATCTGCAGTTATAAATGGAATAAATGGATACAATTTTATTGATATCTTCACCGATAAAAGGGTAGGACATCAATCATTTCAATTTTTGATTGTTACTAACACCTCGCTTATATGGGAGTATTACAGAAAGCTGACTAGGTACATACGCACTTCAGTCAGCTACTGCCTTCAATATTGAAAAAGCTAATATCGTGTAGTTATCTCATGCTCAAATAAGATTATTTGTTTTGACCTAATGCTTTAGAAGTTTCTGCTAAGAATTAATCAAAACGTTGTTTTTAACCCATCATATCTTTACATCTTGATGGCTTGGATAGTTGATAAGAATAATTTTAATAGCCAATAAAATTCATAAAATTGAATTTTGTTGGTTTTTTTATTAGCGTAGCTACTATATCCTAGACGTTTTTACCCTTCATTTGTGACTTTAATGTTTCCTCTCTCTCACTCGTTTCGCACATTTAATTTTAGTCCCCCAAAGCGCGTATTCCTCCCCATGTTTTCCCGCCTTATGGATTGTATTGTGCGTTTATATTCTAGTATCATAGGGTAAAAGGACTTAAGTATATTCTTAAATGGAGGCAACGTGCATGAATAAAACGATTAAAACGATTATTAACGTATTACCAATTTTCATCGTTCCTTTAATAAATGAACGTCAAAAATTTAAAGAACACCCTGATGTTAAAAAAGTGACAGATGCTACTGTAAATACGTCTAAAACTGTAGCACATAAAACAACAAATGCAGCACATCACATTAAATCAACAACGGGTCGCGTATCTCAATCCGTTGTATCTAATGCGGGCCAACTTAAAGATAATTTAGCGACGAAAAAACGTCGTCGTGATTACAATAAATCTATGAAAAAAGAAGCTGAAGCACAACGTTTTAGACGTAAAGAAAATGTGCGTGCCCGTGGCGAAGAAATTGAAATTGAAAATCGTAAAGAAGTTCAAAAGTTTAACAAAAAACTTCAAAAAAATATTGAAAAACGTCATAAAGAAGAAATTAAATCGCTTCAACAACGTCAGAAACATATGGTAAAAAATTTAGAAAAAATGCAAAAATACGAAGAAAAAGTTGGTCATGTGCCAGGCAATAATGACTCAAGCGATTTTGAACTTGCATCTTCTACAAATACCCAGACTTTCCAAAGTCAAAATGAGCAGTCAAACGTCATTGCACAAGGTGAAAAATTAGAGAAAAAGAATAAAGTTCAAACGCGTAAAATGAATAAAAAGCTCCAAAAAAATATTGAAAAACGTCATAAAGAAGAAGAAAAACAAGCAAAAAAAGATATAAAAGCACGTCAGAAACAACTTAAAAAAGCTCAAAAGAATGCACCTCAATCGACTAAAACGACAGAGGTTGAGGGACTAGGCGCGACTGCAAGTACAGAAGCGATGACAGCAGACCAAGAAAAATCACAAACACCATCGAAAAAATCTCTAAAACATCAAAAGAAAGTAGAGAAAAAGCGTCAAAAACAAGCAAAAAAATTAGAAAAGAAAATACAAAAAAATGCTCA
The sequence above is a segment of the Staphylococcus hyicus genome. Coding sequences within it:
- a CDS encoding ABC transporter ATP-binding protein/permease, which codes for MKWLHSWLKQYKHFALLLSVTNITLALVIITQNVTIAMILNELLLKHSHYWQALLVILGVALILRATLLMLNDWLGARLSDHVKRTIRRQLLQLQTHQSVGTRLAIATETLKEMLPFYKTYLPQLFKSTLIPLSIIITMFFINIPTAIIMIITAPFIPMFYIIFGLKTRDAAKNQMTFLNQFSQRFVNLTRGLVTLKLFQRSDQAIQKIEYESTQFRDKTMIILKSAFLSGLMLDFISMLGIGLVALEVGLSLIVFERISFLTAVIALILAPEFYNAIKDLGQAFHVGKESEGASEIIQNVLQTGTNDPVASQKIMPQSALICLHKVSYRYPNTTKYAIKDIQAQINEGDHIALVGPSGAGKTTLVRILSGESKVTEGNITFSKHVNIGYLSQNPYIFNATIAENITLFKDVDDTAILAVLEEVALGNKIKQFKAGIHTRIGEGGEMLSGGEMRRIELARVLMLNPDLIILDEPTTGLDRSTAHQIQHVLQYHFSHITQVTIAHRHTSLSHANRRWYIEDGRLLKDDHHITTEI
- a CDS encoding undecaprenyl-diphosphate phosphatase; protein product: MLFLELLKALVLGIVEGLTEFAPVSSTGHMILVDDMWLKSTQFLGSESAFTFKVVIQLGSVFAAAWVFRHKYFEMLHIGKYAPEVQKGRRSKPRRLKITHILVGMIPAGILGVLFDDFIEKHLFSVPTVLIGLFLGAIYMIIADKFSRGVRNPKNVDEINYFQAFVIGLSQAIAMWPGFSRSGSTISTGVLMKMDHKSASDFTFMMAVPIMMAASGLSLLKNFSYIHLSHIPFYIIGFLAAFIFGLLSIKLFLSLIQRVKLLPFAIYRIVLVVVIAVVYYGIIK
- a CDS encoding CPBP family intramembrane glutamic endopeptidase — translated: MTPLCKFFADDFTVTKAPYGQALVKGLLFAILLIFGFEISNYTPQHAIWALISFILICTILFIMQRFGIKLLSFQVLKSGDWLLVIMSLLFMLGLDSLFDHFIDANNKNDASIDADFKDVPTWAAIFSLAIIPAVTEEIVMRGIMMRVFFRNHLFIGMIVSSLIFAWLHEADSLIGYLPYFYAGIIFALVYLKTKRIEAAILVHFFNNLLSTLFI
- a CDS encoding DoxX family protein produces the protein MKLGMLLIRWMLATSFLVHGTLKFVDLDGTIHFLGSLGLPPTIAVLMSIGEVVGGVMLIAGILTPYVNVFYISVMLGSIFTLKLSRGYVSGFEFEIIHIVMNLACICSYKWNKWIQFY